A section of the Lepus europaeus isolate LE1 chromosome 19, mLepTim1.pri, whole genome shotgun sequence genome encodes:
- the CTRB2 gene encoding chymotrypsinogen B2, which yields MAFLGLLSCFALLGTAFSCGVPAIQPVLTGLSRIVNGENAVPGSWPWQVSLQDKTGFHFCGGSLINENWVVTAAHCGVSTSHLVVAGEFDQGSSQEKVQVLKIAKVFKNPKFNIFTIRNDITLLKLATPASFSQTVSAVCLPSANDDFPAGTLCATTGWGKIRYNANTTPDKLQQAALPLLSNADCQKYWGTKITNVMICAGANGVSSCNGDSGGPLVCQKNGAWTLVGIVSWGSNTCSTSTPAVYARVTELIPWVQEILAAN from the exons ATGGCTTTCCTTGGGCTCCTCTCCTGCTTCGCCCTCCTGGGGACCGCCTTCA GCTGCGGGGTCCCCGCCATCCAACCCGTGCTGACCGGCCTGTCCAGGATCGTCAATGGTGAGAACGCCGTCCCCGGGTCCTGGCCCTGGCAGGTGTCCCTGCAG gacaAGACCGGCTTCCACTTCTGCGGGGGCTCCCTCATCAACGAGAACTGGGTGGTCACCGCCGCCCACTGTGGGGTCAG TACCTCCCACTTGGTCGTGGCCGGGGAGTTTGACCAGGGCTCCAGCCAGGAGAAGGTTCAGGTGCTGAAGATCGCCAAG GTGTTCAAGAACCCCAAGTTCAACATTTTCACCATCCGCAACGACATCACCCTGCTGAAGCTGGCCACGCCCGCCAGCTTCTCACAGACTGTGTCGGCCGTGTGCCTGCCCAGCGCCAATGACGACTTCCCCGCGGGGACGCTGTGCGCCACCACAGGCTGGGGCAAGATCCGGTACAACG CCAACACGACCCCTGACAAGCTGCAGCAGGCGGCCCTGCCGCTCCTATCCAATGCCGACTGCCAGAAGTACTGGGGCACCAAGATCACCAACGTGATGATCTGCGCCGGCGCCAACGGAGTCTCCTCCTGCAAT GGTGACTCTGGCGGCCCCCTGGTCTGCCAGAAGAACGGAGCCTGGACCCTGGTGGGCATCGTGTCCTGGGGCAGCAACACCTGCTCCACCTCCACGCCCGCGGTGTACGCCCGCGTCACTGAGCTCATCCCCTGGGTGCAGGAGATCCTGGCGGCCAACtga